The following nucleotide sequence is from Thermodesulfovibrionia bacterium.
CAGGCCCCAGTTCTACTTCAGGACGACCGATGTTACAGGAATAGCACAGCTTCCTGAGGGAGTAGAGATGGTAATGCCCGGAGACAACGTAAATATAGAAGTTGAGCTCATAAGCAATATAGCGATGGAAGAGGGATTGAGATTTGCAGTAAGAGAAGGCGGAAGGACAGTTGGAGCAGGTGTTGTCGCAAAGATAATTGAATAGAACCGAACATATTCTAAACACTAAAAGGAAACGGGATAATGCAGGATATAATACTTTTACAGTGTACAAGCTGCAAGCACAAGAATTACTCGACCACCAAGAACAAGAAGAATACAAAAGAGAAGCTTAATCTCAAGAAATACTGCAAGCATTGCAGGGAGCACGTAATTCACAAAGAGACAAAGGCATAGAGAAAACCCAAAGATTAAAGATCAAAATTAAGCAAGATATTTTGAGCATATTAATTTTTTATTTTGATTTTGGTATAGGCCAGTAGCTCTAACGGTAGAGCGCCGGACTCCAAATCCGAGGGCTGGGGGTTCAAATCCCTCCTGGCCTGCCATTTTACTTTATTTTAAAGGGAAGGCGAAAGAATGTTTGAAAAAATAAAATTATTTTTCATGGAAGTAAAGGCAGAATTAAAGAAGGTTGTCTTTCCGGGCAGGGAGGAAGTGATAGGTTCGACCAAGGTCGTGCTTGTCCTGGTATTTATTACAGCATTTTTCCTTGGAGCGATAGATCTGGTTCTTTCGAAAATCATAGATTTTGTTATTAAATAAAGGAAATGTAACTATGGAATGGTATGTTGTGCATATTTACTCTGGTTTTGAGGATAAGGTCAAGGCTACTATTGAGGACGGCGCGCGCAGGCGGGGGCTGACTGAAAAGATCGAACAGATAATGATACCTACCGAAAAGGTGGTAGAGCTGAAGGCCGGGAAAAAGAAGCAGTTGGAAAGGAAGTTCTATCCGGGATATATCCTGATAAAGATGGAGCTTAATAACGAGACTTGGCATCTTGTCAGCAGCACACCGAGAGTCACAGGGTTTGTAGGCGGTGAGATACCTGCCCCGCTTGAGCAGGCAGAAGTGGACGTTATTATACGCCAGATGGAAGACGGTTCCGGTTCAAGGGTCAAGACCCAGTTCAACAAGGGTGATGATGTAAGAATAACTGACGGCGCCTTTGCCAATTTTAACGGTTTTGTTGATGAGATAGATGATGTTCACAATAAGCTGAAGATCATGGTCAGCGTATTCGGCAGACAGACATCTGTTGAGCTGGATTTCTTACAGGTTGAAAAGACATAAAAATAAATCGGATTTGTTGGAGGAATAAATGGCACCACAAAAAGAAGTAACAGCAATGGTAAAACTTCAGGTAACTGCAGGGAAGGCTAACCCGGCTCCGCCCATAGGGCCTGCGCTCGGGCCTCACGGCATCAATATTATGGATTTCTGCAATTCCTTTAATGCTCAGACAAAGGCGATGGGAGATACCATCGTTCCGGTTCTTCTTACTATATATAAGGACAGGTCATTTACTTTTATATTAAAGACGCCGCCTGCCTCTCAGCTCATAAAGAAAGCTGCCGG
It contains:
- the tuf gene encoding elongation factor Tu (EF-Tu; promotes GTP-dependent binding of aminoacyl-tRNA to the A-site of ribosomes during protein biosynthesis; when the tRNA anticodon matches the mRNA codon, GTP hydrolysis results; the inactive EF-Tu-GDP leaves the ribosome and release of GDP is promoted by elongation factor Ts; many prokaryotes have two copies of the gene encoding EF-Tu), which encodes RPQFYFRTTDVTGIAQLPEGVEMVMPGDNVNIEVELISNIAMEEGLRFAVREGGRTVGAGVVAKIIE
- the nusG gene encoding transcription termination/antitermination protein NusG — encoded protein: MEWYVVHIYSGFEDKVKATIEDGARRRGLTEKIEQIMIPTEKVVELKAGKKKQLERKFYPGYILIKMELNNETWHLVSSTPRVTGFVGGEIPAPLEQAEVDVIIRQMEDGSGSRVKTQFNKGDDVRITDGAFANFNGFVDEIDDVHNKLKIMVSVFGRQTSVELDFLQVEKT
- the rpmG gene encoding 50S ribosomal protein L33 — protein: MQDIILLQCTSCKHKNYSTTKNKKNTKEKLNLKKYCKHCREHVIHKETKA
- the secE gene encoding preprotein translocase subunit SecE produces the protein MFEKIKLFFMEVKAELKKVVFPGREEVIGSTKVVLVLVFITAFFLGAIDLVLSKIIDFVIK
- the rplK gene encoding 50S ribosomal protein L11, giving the protein MAPQKEVTAMVKLQVTAGKANPAPPIGPALGPHGINIMDFCNSFNAQTKAMGDTIVPVLLTIYKDRSFTFILKTPPASQLIKKAAGIIKGSSVPNKDKVGKISMAQVEEIAKTKMPDLNAFDLLKAMETIKGTARSMGVEITG